A portion of the Blautia hansenii DSM 20583 genome contains these proteins:
- a CDS encoding M42 family metallopeptidase yields the protein MEKYTDYILEQLQKLLSIDSPTGYTKNVTDYLMDEYKAMGYTPTQTVKGGVLVDLGGTDAENAVFLEAHVDTLGAIVTEVKANGRLAISPLGGMNANNAEGENCKIITRFSGAYEGTCQLCNASIHVNGKYDETSRSFDVMEIVPDEKVFSKADTEALGIMTGDIVCFCPRTTITKSGFIKSRFLDDKLSAAILMGYAKYLKDNRICPKRKLYQHFTVYEEVGHGGSASIPAGVTEVLSVDMGCVGDGLNCKEHQVSICAKDSGGPYNYQLVSDLISAAKNAGADFAVDVYPHYGSDAEAALRAGYDVRHGLIGAGVYASHGYERSHVDGVKNTFLLLKSYLG from the coding sequence ATGGAAAAATACACGGATTATATTTTAGAACAATTACAAAAATTATTGTCCATTGACAGCCCGACAGGCTATACAAAAAATGTAACGGACTATCTCATGGATGAATATAAGGCAATGGGCTATACTCCCACACAGACGGTAAAAGGCGGCGTCTTGGTAGATTTAGGCGGAACAGATGCTGAAAATGCCGTTTTTCTGGAAGCTCATGTGGATACGCTGGGCGCTATTGTTACAGAGGTTAAAGCAAACGGCAGACTTGCCATTTCTCCGCTGGGAGGTATGAATGCCAATAATGCAGAAGGGGAAAACTGTAAAATTATCACACGTTTTTCCGGCGCTTATGAAGGTACGTGCCAGCTTTGCAATGCTTCCATTCATGTAAACGGAAAATACGATGAAACTTCCAGAAGTTTTGATGTCATGGAAATTGTCCCTGACGAAAAGGTTTTCTCAAAAGCAGACACCGAAGCGCTGGGTATTATGACAGGGGATATTGTTTGCTTCTGCCCACGCACAACCATTACCAAAAGCGGATTTATCAAAAGCCGTTTTCTGGATGATAAATTAAGTGCAGCTATTTTAATGGGCTATGCCAAATATTTAAAGGATAACCGAATTTGTCCAAAAAGAAAGCTCTATCAGCATTTCACCGTATATGAGGAGGTTGGACATGGAGGCTCTGCTTCTATTCCTGCGGGTGTCACAGAGGTTTTATCGGTTGATATGGGCTGCGTGGGAGACGGCTTAAATTGTAAAGAGCATCAGGTATCTATCTGTGCCAAGGACAGCGGCGGTCCTTATAATTACCAGCTTGTCAGTGATTTAATTTCTGCTGCAAAAAATGCAGGAGCAGATTTTGCCGTAGATGTTTATCCTCATTATGGCTCGGATGCAGAAGCGGCTCTGCGGGCAGGCTATGATGTGCGTCACGGGCTTATCGGTGCAGGTGTCTACGCCTCCCATGGCTATGAGCGAAGCCACGTAGACGGTGTAAAAAATACCTTTTTACTTTTAAAATCTTATTTAGGATAA
- a CDS encoding FprA family A-type flavoprotein, whose amino-acid sequence MYDMKISDSVVYIGVNDKTIDLFESQYKVPNGVSYNSYVILDEKVAVMDTVDKRATEQWMENLSQALNGRSVDYLVVSHLEPDHASNVQKLAELYPDMKIVGNAKIFSMLPQFFSMDLSDRSVVVKEGDTLSLGSHTLQFFMAPMVHWPEVMVEYEQSEKILFSADGFGKFGALDVEEDWTDEARRYFINIVGKYGTQVQNLLKKAATLDIQTICPLHGPVLKENLGYYIEKYLTWSSYEPEEEGVVIAYASIHGNTAKAAEKMAEILKEKGAKAVCCFDLARDDMAEAVAEAFRYDKLVIMSPTYDGALFPCMEDFLYHLKVKTYKKRTVGIVENGSWAPMAGKLMKAYLEAMKDVQICEPVVSIKSVMKEADEKNLETLAEALLG is encoded by the coding sequence ATGTATGATATGAAAATTTCAGACTCTGTTGTGTATATCGGAGTAAATGATAAAACCATTGATTTGTTTGAAAGTCAGTATAAGGTACCAAATGGAGTTTCTTACAATTCTTATGTAATTTTAGATGAAAAAGTAGCTGTTATGGATACTGTGGATAAACGTGCCACAGAGCAATGGATGGAAAATTTATCTCAGGCGTTAAACGGCCGCAGTGTGGATTACCTTGTAGTCTCTCATTTAGAGCCGGATCATGCGTCTAATGTTCAGAAATTAGCTGAATTATATCCGGATATGAAAATTGTGGGAAATGCAAAAATCTTTTCTATGCTTCCTCAGTTTTTCAGCATGGACCTTTCAGACAGAAGCGTTGTGGTAAAAGAAGGAGATACTTTAAGCCTTGGAAGTCACACCTTACAGTTCTTTATGGCGCCGATGGTTCACTGGCCGGAGGTTATGGTAGAGTATGAACAGTCTGAAAAAATTCTGTTTTCCGCAGACGGATTTGGAAAATTCGGCGCTCTTGATGTGGAAGAAGACTGGACAGACGAGGCCAGAAGATATTTTATCAATATTGTAGGAAAATACGGCACACAGGTACAGAATTTATTGAAGAAAGCGGCGACTCTGGATATTCAGACAATTTGTCCCCTTCATGGACCTGTTTTAAAAGAAAATCTGGGCTATTATATTGAAAAATATCTTACATGGAGCAGTTATGAGCCGGAAGAGGAAGGCGTGGTAATTGCTTACGCATCTATTCACGGAAATACGGCAAAAGCAGCCGAAAAGATGGCTGAGATTTTAAAAGAAAAAGGTGCGAAGGCAGTTTGCTGCTTTGATTTGGCGAGAGATGATATGGCAGAGGCAGTAGCAGAAGCATTCCGCTATGACAAGCTGGTAATCATGTCTCCGACTTATGACGGAGCGTTGTTCCCTTGCATGGAAGACTTTTTATATCACTTAAAAGTAAAAACTTACAAAAAGAGAACCGTAGGTATTGTGGAAAACGGTTCATGGGCGCCTATGGCCGGAAAATTGATGAAGGCTTATCTGGAAGCAATGAAAGACGTTCAGATTTGTGAGCCGGTTGTCAGCATCAAATCTGTAATGAAAGAAGCTGATGAGAAAAATCTGGAGACTCTGGCAGAGGCTTTACTGGGGTAA
- the nrdR gene encoding transcriptional regulator NrdR, translating into MKCPFCGQENTRVIDSRPVPDNNSIRRRRQCDECGKRFTTYEKIETIPLVVIKKDQSREQYDRSKIQGGVTRACYKRPISVKKIEELIDDIETEIFNKEEREIPSTLIGEIVMDKLKELDAVAYVRFASVYREFKDIDTFMDELKKMMN; encoded by the coding sequence ATGAAGTGTCCGTTTTGCGGTCAGGAAAATACAAGAGTTATCGACTCAAGACCTGTACCGGATAATAATTCTATAAGACGAAGACGTCAGTGTGATGAATGTGGGAAGCGTTTTACAACGTATGAAAAAATTGAAACAATTCCCCTTGTGGTAATCAAAAAAGACCAGAGCAGAGAGCAATATGACCGTTCGAAAATTCAGGGAGGCGTTACACGTGCCTGCTATAAACGACCGATTTCCGTAAAGAAAATCGAAGAATTGATTGATGATATTGAAACCGAAATTTTCAATAAGGAAGAGCGGGAAATTCCAAGTACACTGATAGGGGAAATTGTTATGGACAAGCTCAAGGAGCTGGATGCAGTGGCTTATGTCCGATTTGCGTCTGTATATCGGGAATTCAAAGATATTGATACCTTTATGGACGAATTAAAGAAAATGATGAATTAA